A genomic window from Helicobacter pylori includes:
- a CDS encoding MFS transporter: MRFLGLFIVLPVISLYADSFHSSSPLLVGLAVGGAYLTQIIFQTPMGILSDKIGRKVVVVVCLLLFLIGSLVCFIANDIVWLVIGRFIQGMGALGGVVSAMVADEVKEEERTKAMAIMGAFIFISFTISMAIGPGVVAFFGDAKWLFLLTAILTLLSLLMLLKVKDAPKISYQINNKTAYQPNSKALYLLYLSSFFEKAFMTLIFVLIPLALVNEFHKDESFLILVYVPGALLGVLSMGVASVMAEKYNKPKGVMLSGVLLFIVSYLCLFLADSSFLGKYLWLFIVGVAFFFIGFATLEPIMQSLASKFAKVHEKGKVLGQFTTFGYLGSFVGGVSGGLSYHRLGVSNTSLIVVALGLIWGLSLFLLHNPSKQKNVYFPLDAYNEEQFETLGDKIIEWYVNISEEIIIVKYNSDHISEEEIIHLAQNFRK, encoded by the coding sequence TTGCGGTTTTTAGGGCTTTTTATTGTCTTGCCTGTTATTAGCTTGTATGCGGATAGTTTCCATTCAAGCAGTCCCCTACTCGTGGGTTTAGCGGTGGGCGGAGCGTATCTTACGCAGATTATCTTTCAAACCCCCATGGGCATTCTTAGCGATAAGATAGGCCGTAAAGTGGTGGTGGTGGTGTGCTTGTTATTGTTTTTAATAGGCTCATTAGTGTGCTTTATAGCGAACGATATTGTTTGGCTCGTTATCGGGCGCTTCATTCAAGGCATGGGGGCTTTAGGGGGGGTCGTTAGCGCGATGGTGGCTGATGAAGTGAAAGAAGAAGAGCGCACCAAAGCCATGGCCATCATGGGGGCGTTTATTTTCATTAGCTTTACCATAAGCATGGCGATTGGTCCGGGAGTTGTGGCGTTTTTTGGGGACGCGAAATGGCTCTTTTTGCTCACAGCGATCTTAACTCTATTGAGTTTATTGATGCTTTTAAAAGTCAAAGACGCCCCTAAAATTTCTTATCAAATCAACAATAAAACAGCTTACCAACCCAACTCCAAAGCCTTGTATCTCTTGTATCTAAGCTCTTTTTTTGAAAAAGCGTTCATGACGCTTATTTTTGTGCTGATCCCTTTAGCCTTAGTGAATGAATTCCATAAAGATGAAAGCTTTTTAATCTTGGTGTATGTGCCTGGAGCCTTGCTAGGGGTTTTAAGCATGGGAGTAGCGAGCGTTATGGCTGAAAAATACAATAAGCCTAAGGGGGTGATGCTTTCTGGCGTATTGTTGTTTATTGTGAGTTATTTGTGTTTGTTTTTAGCGGACTCTAGCTTTTTGGGTAAATATTTATGGCTTTTTATTGTTGGGGTGGCGTTTTTCTTTATTGGCTTTGCCACCTTAGAGCCTATCATGCAATCTTTAGCGTCTAAGTTCGCTAAAGTGCATGAAAAAGGCAAGGTTTTAGGGCAATTCACTACTTTTGGCTATTTAGGGAGCTTTGTTGGGGGCGTGAGCGGGGGGTTGAGCTACCATCGTTTAGGCGTTTCTAACACAAGTTTAATCGTTGTAGCTTTAGGGCTTATTTGGGGTTTATCGCTCTTTTTGCTCCATAACCCTTCCAAGCAAAAAAATGTTTATTTCCCCTTAGACGCCTACAATGAGGAACAATTTGAAACTTTAGGGGATAAAATTATTGAATGGTATGTCAATATTAGCGAAGAAATCATTATTGTGAAATATAATTCCGATCACATTAGCGAAGAAGAAATCATTCACTTAGCGCAAAACTTTAGAAAATAA
- a CDS encoding tRNA 2-thiocytidine biosynthesis TtcA family protein: MTYEISKKVLHIVGKTNATYKLIEEGDKILLGLSGGKDSIMLACILARMQKHAPFKFDFKAVTVHYGLGEDLKWLSDLCKEQGIEHEIIYTQIAATINEKRREKSSFCSFCSRLRRGTLYSKALEEGYNKVAIAHHLDDAVESFFMNFTYNGSLRSMPPIYRAENGLLVIRPLIKVREASSIHFVTSQNIPVAPDCNCPAKQPTSDKPPIARLATKNFLKEMQNLHPRFFDSLENAFSNVQASSFSDARYLDA; this comes from the coding sequence ATGACCTATGAAATTTCTAAAAAAGTCTTGCACATTGTGGGCAAGACAAACGCCACCTACAAACTCATAGAAGAAGGCGATAAAATCCTATTAGGATTGAGTGGGGGCAAAGATTCTATCATGCTCGCTTGCATTTTAGCCAGAATGCAAAAACATGCCCCTTTCAAATTTGACTTTAAAGCGGTTACCGTGCATTATGGTTTGGGCGAAGATTTGAAATGGTTGAGCGATTTGTGTAAAGAGCAAGGCATTGAGCATGAGATCATTTACACACAAATCGCTGCCACTATCAATGAAAAACGCCGTGAAAAAAGCTCGTTTTGTTCGTTTTGCTCCCGTTTGAGAAGAGGGACTTTGTATTCTAAGGCTTTAGAAGAAGGCTATAATAAAGTCGCTATCGCGCACCATTTAGACGATGCGGTGGAAAGCTTTTTTATGAATTTCACTTATAACGGGAGTTTAAGGAGCATGCCCCCTATTTATAGGGCTGAAAACGGCTTGTTGGTGATCCGCCCTTTGATTAAAGTGCGCGAAGCTAGCAGTATTCATTTTGTTACTTCTCAAAATATCCCTGTCGCCCCTGATTGCAATTGCCCAGCCAAACAGCCCACCTCTGATAAACCCCCTATCGCGCGATTAGCCACCAAAAATTTCTTAAAAGAAATGCAAAACTTACACCCTCGCTTCTTTGACAGCTTAGAAAATGCGTTCAGTAATGTCCAAGCGAGCAGTTTTAGCGACGCTAGATATTTAGACGCTTAA
- a CDS encoding cation:proton antiporter: MHAEFFTFALIMLLIVMAPYMSRISRLPITVVEILFGSIGAYVGFIEPTKGFEIMSEIGFLFLMFLCGLEVEIYLFKKLGVSLLKRIFAYLLILYTLSFILTFSLNLEPIFMVIFPIISLGMIMTLVKDYRKEILWLDLVLKVGVIGELLSIFGLVVVDGVYSHGLGMELVKDLGILIVFLILIIVAFQIFKTLFWWFPHLRLFVMPKSSQFNQDVRFSLMLFFSLVAIVVWLKIEMVLGAFLAGLVVSTFFPHKSELFHKLNDVGFGFFVPLFFIHVGSTLDLKLVFLNPHLILQGILIVIAMLSLHLITSTLLWRKYFKEAKHLFSFALGASMPLTFLVTTAAVGLKAQAISQNTYYALLMAAIFEGVLFTIAIKILNKKA, from the coding sequence ATGCATGCAGAATTTTTCACTTTTGCGCTCATCATGCTTTTAATCGTGATGGCCCCCTATATGTCCAGAATCTCTCGTTTGCCCATCACGGTCGTGGAGATTTTATTTGGGTCTATTGGGGCGTATGTGGGTTTTATTGAGCCTACTAAGGGCTTTGAAATCATGTCCGAAATTGGCTTTTTATTTTTAATGTTTTTGTGCGGTTTGGAAGTAGAGATTTATTTGTTTAAAAAATTAGGGGTTTCTCTTTTAAAACGCATTTTTGCTTATTTATTGATTTTATACACGCTTTCGTTCATCCTTACTTTTAGCCTTAATTTAGAGCCTATTTTTATGGTGATTTTCCCTATTATCAGTTTGGGCATGATCATGACTTTAGTCAAGGATTATCGCAAAGAAATTTTGTGGCTTGATCTGGTTTTAAAAGTGGGCGTTATTGGGGAATTATTAAGCATTTTTGGTTTAGTGGTAGTAGATGGGGTGTATTCGCATGGTTTGGGCATGGAATTGGTTAAAGATTTAGGCATTCTTATTGTCTTTTTAATCTTAATCATCGTGGCGTTTCAAATCTTTAAGACTTTGTTCTGGTGGTTCCCGCATTTAAGGCTTTTTGTGATGCCTAAGAGCAGTCAGTTTAACCAAGATGTGCGCTTTTCGCTCATGCTCTTTTTTTCATTAGTGGCGATCGTGGTGTGGCTCAAAATAGAAATGGTTTTAGGGGCGTTTTTAGCGGGGTTAGTCGTTTCTACTTTTTTCCCCCATAAATCAGAGTTATTCCATAAGCTTAATGATGTGGGTTTTGGGTTTTTTGTGCCTTTGTTTTTCATCCATGTAGGCTCTACTTTAGACTTAAAATTAGTGTTTTTAAACCCGCATTTGATTCTTCAAGGGATATTGATCGTCATAGCCATGTTAAGTTTGCATTTAATCACTTCAACTTTATTGTGGCGCAAATATTTTAAAGAAGCTAAGCATTTATTTTCATTTGCATTAGGGGCTTCTATGCCTTTAACTTTTTTAGTTACCACGGCTGCAGTCGGTTTAAAAGCGCAAGCGATCTCGCAAAACACCTACTACGCACTGCTCATGGCAGCTATCTTTGAAGGGGTGCTATTCACGATTGCGATTAAAATCCTCAACAAAAAAGCTTAG
- a CDS encoding HP1184 family multidrug efflux MATE transporter, whose protein sequence is MLKKKIDLHKDSIRKLFFYYFIPLAFSMISLSTYSMIDGMFVGKKLGKEAIAAVNIAWPIFPALIAYELLFGFGATSIVGYFLGQNKTHRARLVFSSVFYFVAISAFILSMALLPFSENIARFFGSNDALLGMSKRYIEIILMGAVFMVLHPLADVFVVNDKRPILAMVAMLVGSLANIFFNYLFIFVLEMGVQGSAIATVIGHAIGVLVLMQHFWFKKGQLYFIKRFSLSSVISSAKSGVPQSTAEFSASIMILLFNTAIMHTAGERFVSMYGIVMYNAIIFFTTLFAISQGIQPIASFSYGAKSLKRVKEVFVFGLKVAFCVGVFFYGVYYFLDEFLIKLYLQPSEQDALFMQETKRAMNIYYVGYVFLGMTLLCAVFFQSIQRTRSSFIITLSHTLGFIVVLLPILNHFYGINGIWVTYPIAQFLAFLVALGVTYYEIKKGVFITYKEKNPIAVKT, encoded by the coding sequence ATGCTCAAAAAAAAGATTGATTTGCATAAAGATTCTATCAGGAAGCTCTTTTTTTATTACTTTATCCCTTTAGCTTTTTCTATGATTTCACTTTCCACTTATTCTATGATAGACGGCATGTTTGTGGGCAAGAAACTGGGTAAAGAAGCTATTGCAGCAGTCAATATCGCATGGCCTATTTTCCCGGCTTTAATAGCGTATGAATTGCTTTTTGGTTTTGGGGCAACGAGCATTGTGGGGTATTTTTTAGGCCAAAATAAAACCCATAGAGCCAGGCTTGTGTTTAGCAGCGTGTTTTATTTTGTCGCTATAAGCGCCTTTATTTTGAGCATGGCGTTATTGCCTTTTAGTGAAAATATTGCGCGCTTTTTTGGGAGCAATGACGCTTTATTAGGCATGTCCAAACGCTACATTGAAATCATTTTAATGGGTGCGGTTTTTATGGTCTTACACCCTTTAGCGGATGTTTTTGTGGTGAATGACAAACGGCCCATTTTAGCGATGGTGGCGATGTTGGTTGGCTCGTTAGCGAATATCTTTTTCAATTACTTGTTTATTTTTGTTTTGGAAATGGGGGTTCAAGGCAGCGCAATAGCCACGGTGATAGGGCATGCGATAGGGGTTTTAGTTTTGATGCAGCACTTTTGGTTTAAAAAAGGGCAGTTGTATTTCATCAAACGATTTTCTTTGTCTTCGGTCATTTCTTCAGCTAAAAGCGGTGTGCCTCAAAGCACGGCAGAATTTAGCGCCTCTATTATGATTTTATTGTTTAATACTGCTATCATGCACACGGCAGGGGAAAGGTTTGTGAGCATGTATGGGATCGTTATGTATAATGCGATTATCTTTTTTACGACTTTGTTTGCGATTTCCCAAGGCATCCAACCCATTGCGAGCTTTAGCTATGGGGCTAAGAGTTTAAAGCGCGTCAAAGAGGTGTTTGTTTTTGGCTTGAAGGTGGCGTTTTGCGTGGGGGTTTTTTTCTATGGCGTTTATTATTTTTTAGATGAATTTTTAATCAAGCTTTATTTGCAGCCAAGCGAACAAGACGCGCTCTTTATGCAAGAGACTAAAAGAGCGATGAATATTTATTATGTGGGCTATGTTTTTTTGGGCATGACTTTATTGTGTGCGGTGTTTTTCCAATCTATCCAGCGCACTAGAAGTTCGTTTATCATCACCCTTTCGCACACGCTAGGGTTTATCGTTGTTTTATTACCGATTTTAAACCATTTCTATGGGATTAATGGCATTTGGGTAACTTACCCTATCGCACAATTTTTAGCGTTTTTAGTAGCGTTAGGGGTAACTTATTATGAAATCAAAAAAGGGGTTTTCATTACTTACAAAGAGAAAAACCCTATCGCTGTGAAAACTTAA
- a CDS encoding sugar transporter — MMMTKQSYQRFALMRVFVFSLSAFIFNTTEFVPVALLSDIAKSFEMESATVGLMITAYAWVVSLGSLPLMLLSAKVERKRLLLFLFALFILSHILSALAWNFWVLLISRMGIAFAHSIFWSITASLVIRVAPRNKKQQALGLLALGSSLAMILGLPLGRIIGQILDWRSTFGVIGGVALLIMLLMWRLLPSLPSRNAGTLASVPILMKRPLLVGIYLLVIMVISGHFTTYSYIEPFIIQISQFSPDITTLMLFVFGLAGVAGSFLFGRLYAKNSRKFIAFAMVLVICPQLLLFVFKNLEWVVFLQIFLWGVGITSLTIALQMRVLQLAPDATDVASAIFSGSYNVGIGAGALFGSIVIHQLGLGYIGFVGGALGLLALFWLRFITIKFKKT; from the coding sequence ATGATGATGACTAAACAATCGTATCAAAGATTCGCTTTAATGCGGGTTTTTGTGTTTTCGCTTTCGGCGTTTATTTTTAACACCACGGAGTTTGTCCCTGTCGCATTGTTATCAGATATTGCGAAAAGTTTTGAAATGGAGAGCGCAACAGTGGGGCTTATGATCACTGCTTATGCATGGGTGGTATCTCTTGGATCATTGCCCTTGATGCTGCTTAGTGCTAAAGTTGAAAGGAAACGCTTACTGCTCTTTCTTTTTGCCCTTTTTATTCTCAGCCATATCCTTTCAGCGCTAGCGTGGAATTTTTGGGTGTTACTCATTTCTCGTATGGGTATCGCTTTTGCCCACTCTATTTTTTGGTCCATTACGGCTTCTTTAGTCATTCGTGTCGCGCCAAGAAATAAAAAACAACAAGCTTTAGGCTTATTAGCGCTAGGGAGTTCGTTAGCGATGATTTTGGGGTTACCGCTTGGGAGGATCATCGGGCAAATCCTGGATTGGCGCTCCACTTTTGGCGTGATTGGGGGCGTTGCTTTGTTGATCATGCTGCTTATGTGGAGGCTGCTCCCGTCTTTACCGAGCAGGAACGCCGGCACGCTCGCAAGTGTCCCTATACTAATGAAACGCCCGCTTTTAGTGGGGATTTATTTGCTTGTGATCATGGTTATTTCTGGGCATTTCACCACTTATAGCTATATTGAGCCTTTTATCATTCAAATCAGCCAATTTTCTCCTGACATTACGACGCTAATGCTGTTTGTTTTTGGGTTAGCAGGCGTGGCAGGGAGTTTTTTATTCGGCCGTTTGTATGCGAAAAATTCAAGAAAATTTATCGCTTTTGCAATGGTTTTAGTCATTTGCCCGCAACTCTTGCTGTTTGTGTTTAAAAACTTAGAATGGGTGGTCTTTTTACAGATTTTTTTATGGGGGGTGGGGATCACTTCGCTCACTATTGCGTTACAAATGAGGGTGTTGCAATTAGCGCCTGATGCTACGGATGTTGCTAGCGCGATTTTTTCAGGGAGTTATAATGTGGGGATTGGGGCTGGAGCGTTGTTTGGCAGTATTGTGATCCACCAATTAGGGCTAGGGTATATTGGCTTTGTGGGTGGGGCGTTAGGTTTGTTGGCGCTCTTTTGGCTTAGGTTTATTACGATAAAGTTTAAAAAAACATGA
- a CDS encoding carbonic anhydrase, with protein sequence MKKTFLIALTLATSLIGAEKTHWDYKNKENGPHRWDKLHKDFEVCKSGKSQSPINIEHYYHTQDKADLQFKYAASKPKAVFFTHHTLKASFEPTNHINYREHDYVLDNVHFHAPMEFLINGKTRPLSAHFVHKDAKGRLLVLAIGFEEGKENPNLDPILEGIQKKQDLKAVALEAFLPKTINYYHFNGSLTAPPCTEGVAWFVIEEPLEVSAKQLAEIKKRMKNSPNQRPVQPDYNTVIIKSSAETR encoded by the coding sequence ATGAAAAAAACTTTTTTGATCGCTTTAACGCTTGCAACTTCTCTTATAGGCGCTGAAAAAACCCATTGGGATTATAAAAATAAAGAAAATGGCCCGCACCGCTGGGACAAATTGCACAAAGATTTTGAAGTGTGCAAAAGCGGTAAGAGCCAGTCTCCTATCAACATTGAGCATTATTACCACACGCAAGATAAAGCCGATTTGCAATTCAAATACGCCGCTTCCAAACCTAAAGCGGTCTTTTTCACTCATCATACCTTAAAAGCTTCGTTTGAGCCGACTAATCATATCAATTATAGAGAGCATGACTATGTGCTGGATAATGTGCATTTCCACGCCCCTATGGAGTTTTTAATTAATGGTAAAACCAGGCCTTTGAGCGCGCATTTCGTGCATAAAGACGCTAAAGGGCGTTTGTTAGTGTTAGCGATTGGTTTTGAAGAAGGGAAAGAAAACCCAAACCTTGATCCGATTTTAGAAGGCATTCAAAAGAAACAGGATCTTAAAGCCGTGGCTTTAGAAGCTTTCTTGCCTAAAACCATCAATTACTACCATTTTAACGGCTCTCTCACCGCTCCCCCTTGCACAGAAGGAGTGGCATGGTTTGTGATAGAAGAGCCTCTGGAAGTCTCTGCCAAACAATTAGCTGAAATCAAAAAACGCATGAAAAATTCGCCCAACCAACGCCCCGTCCAGCCTGACTACAACACCGTAATCATCAAAAGCTCAGCTGAAACCCGCTAA
- the asd gene encoding aspartate-semialdehyde dehydrogenase, whose amino-acid sequence MKTYNVAIVGASGAVGQELIKGLEHSSFPIKKFVPLASVRSAGKKIKAFNKDHEILETTHEVFEKEKIDIAFFSAGGSVSEEFATSASKTSLVIDNTSFFRLDKKVPLVVPEINAKEIFNAPLNIIANPNCSTIQMTQILNPLHLYFKIKSVVVSTYQAVSGAGNKGIESLKRELKTALECLEKDPNTDLNQVLQAGAFAYPIAFNAIAHIDVFKENGYTKEELKMVHETHKIMGVDFPISATCVRVPVLRSHSESLSIAFEKEFDLKEVYEVLKNAPSVVVCDDFSHNLYPTPLKASHTDNTYIGRLRKDLFDKKTLHGFCVADQLRVGAATNALKIALHYIKNA is encoded by the coding sequence ATGAAGACTTATAATGTCGCCATTGTTGGGGCTAGTGGGGCGGTAGGGCAAGAGTTGATTAAGGGTTTAGAACATTCTTCTTTCCCTATTAAAAAGTTTGTCCCGCTCGCTAGCGTTAGAAGCGCCGGTAAAAAGATCAAAGCGTTCAATAAAGATCATGAAATTTTAGAAACCACGCATGAGGTTTTTGAAAAAGAAAAGATAGACATCGCCTTTTTTAGCGCTGGGGGGAGCGTGAGCGAAGAGTTCGCTACAAGCGCTTCAAAAACTTCTTTAGTGATTGATAACACGAGTTTTTTTAGACTGGATAAAAAAGTGCCTTTAGTCGTGCCTGAAATCAACGCCAAAGAAATTTTTAACGCTCCCTTAAACATTATCGCTAACCCCAATTGTTCTACCATTCAAATGACGCAAATCTTAAACCCTTTACACCTTTATTTTAAGATAAAAAGCGTGGTGGTTAGCACCTATCAAGCCGTAAGCGGGGCAGGGAATAAGGGGATAGAGAGCTTGAAAAGAGAATTAAAAACCGCTTTAGAATGCTTGGAAAAAGACCCTAATACTGATCTAAACCAAGTCTTGCAAGCGGGGGCTTTCGCTTACCCGATCGCTTTCAATGCGATCGCTCATATTGATGTTTTTAAGGAGAATGGCTACACGAAAGAAGAGCTAAAAATGGTGCATGAAACCCATAAGATCATGGGTGTGGATTTCCCTATTAGCGCAACTTGCGTGCGCGTGCCGGTATTAAGGAGTCATAGCGAGAGTTTGAGTATCGCTTTTGAAAAAGAATTCGATCTCAAAGAAGTCTATGAAGTCTTAAAAAACGCCCCTAGCGTGGTTGTTTGCGATGATTTTAGCCACAATCTTTACCCCACGCCCCTAAAAGCGAGCCACACTGATAATACTTATATAGGGCGCTTGAGGAAGGATTTGTTTGACAAGAAAACTTTGCACGGCTTTTGCGTGGCGGATCAATTAAGAGTGGGGGCAGCCACCAACGCGCTCAAAATCGCTTTGCATTACATTAAAAACGCTTGA
- the hisS gene encoding histidine--tRNA ligase: protein MITPKVLSGFKDRLPKDAIQKAQLLAKVSVVFQSFGFVPIETPHLEYAETLLPDASSDIQKEIYRFKDHGDRDVALRFDLTVPLARFVSLHHQTLGMPFKRYAIGNVFRGERAQKGRYREFTQCDFDFIGSESLVCDAEIIQVIIASLKALDLEDFCVSINHRKILNGICEYFGISQVNAVLRIVDKLEKIGLNGVEEELKKECDLNLNTIKELLEMVQIKQNDSSHAEFFEKIAYLKDYNENLKQGIKDLEKLYQWLGDLQISQNLYKIDFSIARGLGYYTGIVYETTLNDMKSLGSVCSGGRYDHLTKNFSKENLQGVGASIGIDRLIVALSEMQLLDERSTQAKVLIACMHEEYFSYANRLAESLRQSGIFSEVYPEAQKIKKPFSYANHKGHEFVAIIGEEEFKSETLSLKNMHSGMQLNCLSFLKALEIIGENDEDL, encoded by the coding sequence ATGATTACCCCTAAAGTGTTGAGCGGGTTTAAAGACCGCTTGCCTAAAGATGCGATACAAAAAGCCCAGTTGCTCGCTAAAGTTTCAGTTGTTTTTCAAAGTTTTGGTTTTGTGCCGATTGAAACCCCCCATTTGGAATACGCTGAAACGCTACTGCCTGATGCGAGCAGTGATATTCAAAAAGAGATTTATCGTTTTAAAGATCATGGAGATAGAGATGTGGCGTTAAGGTTTGATTTGACCGTGCCATTAGCGCGCTTTGTTTCTTTGCACCACCAAACGCTAGGCATGCCCTTTAAACGCTACGCTATAGGCAATGTCTTTAGGGGTGAAAGGGCGCAAAAAGGGCGTTATAGGGAATTTACGCAATGCGATTTTGATTTTATAGGGAGCGAGAGCTTGGTGTGCGATGCTGAGATCATTCAAGTGATCATCGCTTCTTTAAAAGCTTTGGATTTAGAAGATTTTTGCGTCTCTATTAATCATAGGAAAATTTTGAACGGAATATGCGAATATTTTGGGATTTCTCAAGTGAATGCGGTGCTGCGCATTGTGGATAAATTAGAAAAGATTGGCTTAAATGGGGTTGAAGAAGAATTAAAAAAAGAGTGCGATCTAAATCTAAACACCATTAAAGAGCTTTTAGAAATGGTTCAAATCAAACAAAACGATTCAAGCCATGCGGAATTTTTTGAAAAAATTGCTTATTTGAAAGACTATAATGAAAATCTAAAACAGGGCATAAAGGATTTAGAAAAGCTATACCAGTGGCTAGGGGATTTGCAAATTTCTCAAAACCTGTATAAGATTGATTTTTCTATCGCTAGGGGCTTGGGGTATTATACAGGGATTGTGTATGAAACCACGCTCAATGACATGAAATCTTTAGGGAGCGTGTGTTCAGGGGGTCGTTACGATCATTTGACTAAAAATTTTTCTAAAGAAAATTTGCAAGGGGTGGGGGCTTCTATTGGGATTGACCGATTGATTGTGGCTTTAAGTGAAATGCAATTATTAGATGAGCGCTCCACCCAGGCTAAAGTGCTAATCGCTTGCATGCATGAAGAATATTTTTCTTATGCAAACCGCTTGGCCGAGTCTTTAAGGCAAAGCGGGATTTTTAGCGAAGTCTATCCAGAAGCCCAAAAAATCAAAAAACCCTTTTCTTACGCCAACCATAAAGGGCATGAGTTTGTGGCTATCATTGGCGAAGAAGAATTTAAAAGCGAAACTTTAAGCTTGAAAAACATGCATTCAGGCATGCAACTGAATTGTTTGAGCTTTTTAAAAGCCCTTGAAATCATTGGAGAAAACGATGAAGACTTATAA
- the waaF gene encoding lipopolysaccharide heptosyltransferase II gives MSVNAPKRMRILLRLPNWLGDGVMASSLFYTLKNHYPNAYFILVGPTITCELFKKDEKIEAVFIDDTKKSFFRLLATYKLAQKIGRCDMAIALNNHFYSAFLLYATKTPVRIGFAQFFRSFFLSHAITAAPKEYHQVEKYCFLFSQFLKKELDQKSVLPLKLAFNLPAHTPNTPKKIGFNPSASYGSAKRWLASYYAEVATTLLEKGYEIYFFGAKEDAIVSEGILKSVKGLLKNPLLFHNAYNLCGKTSIEELIERIAILDLFITNDSGPMHVAAGTQTPLIALFGPTDEKETSPYKAQKAIVLNHHLSCSPCKKRVCPLKNERNHLCMKSITPLEVLQAASTLLEEG, from the coding sequence ATGAGCGTAAATGCGCCCAAACGCATGCGTATTTTATTGCGTTTGCCTAATTGGCTAGGCGATGGGGTGATGGCAAGCTCGCTTTTTTACACCCTTAAAAACCACTACCCTAACGCGTATTTTATCTTAGTGGGCCCAACCATTACTTGCGAACTTTTCAAAAAAGATGAAAAAATAGAAGCCGTTTTCATAGATGACACCAAAAAATCCTTTTTCAGGCTGCTAGCCACTTACAAGCTCGCTCAAAAAATAGGGCGTTGCGATATGGCTATCGCTTTAAACAACCATTTTTATTCCGCTTTTTTGCTCTATGCAACAAAAACGCCCGTTCGCATCGGTTTTGCTCAATTTTTTCGCTCTTTTTTCCTTAGCCACGCAATAACTGCTGCCCCCAAAGAGTATCATCAAGTGGAAAAATATTGCTTTTTGTTTTCGCAATTTTTAAAAAAAGAATTGGATCAAAAAAGCGTTTTACCCTTAAAACTAGCCTTTAACCTCCCCGCTCACACCCCAAACACCCCTAAAAAAATCGGCTTTAACCCTAGTGCAAGCTATGGGAGCGCTAAAAGGTGGTTGGCTTCTTATTACGCTGAAGTCGCCACTACTTTGTTAGAAAAAGGGTATGAAATTTATTTTTTTGGGGCTAAAGAAGACGCTATCGTTTCTGAAGGAATTTTAAAATCCGTTAAAGGCTTGTTGAAAAACCCCTTATTATTCCATAACGCTTATAATCTGTGCGGAAAAACCAGCATTGAAGAATTGATAGAGCGCATCGCTATTTTAGATCTATTCATCACTAACGATAGCGGTCCTATGCATGTGGCTGCTGGCACACAAACCCCCTTAATCGCTCTTTTTGGCCCCACTGATGAAAAAGAAACTAGCCCCTATAAAGCCCAAAAAGCCATTGTATTAAACCATCATTTAAGCTGTTCGCCTTGCAAAAAACGAGTCTGCCCCTTAAAGAATGAAAGAAACCATTTGTGCATGAAATCCATCACGCCCCTTGAAGTCCTTCAAGCCGCTTCCACGCTTTTAGAAGAGGGTTAA